The following are encoded together in the Lathyrus oleraceus cultivar Zhongwan6 chromosome 3, CAAS_Psat_ZW6_1.0, whole genome shotgun sequence genome:
- the LOC127127284 gene encoding serine/threonine-protein kinase AtPK2/AtPK19, which produces MVSSQFSGMSVAGMCKPLLFPVNDPGTVTTDHIEMDFSDVFGPLTVEVNNIDNPSFDSVDESSELVYDDPEVIFARSHSLVGPSNCVSQSLKLSKLTIHESDSDNLLELVESVTEEAIEDIKEVINEESLNDEDRSLVEIERVSIDDFEVLKVVGQGAFAKVYQVRKKGTSEIYAMKVMRKDKIMEKNHAEYMKAEREILTKIEHPFVVQLRYSFQTKYRLYLVLDFVNGGHLFFQLYHQGLFREDLARIYAAEIVSAVSHLHSKGIMHRDLKPENILMDVDGHVMLTDFGLAKQFEESTRSNSMCGTLEYMAPEIILGKGHDKAADWWSVGVLLFEMLTGKPPFCGGNREKIQQKIVKDKIKLPGYLSSEAHALLKGLLQKEAPKRLGCGAKGISEIKGHKWFKPINWKKLDAREIEPSFRPEVAGKYCVANFEKRWTDMPVVDSPAASPNGGNPFKDFSYVRPTASFLQNNSPAC; this is translated from the exons ATGGTTTCCTCTCAGTTTTCGGGTATGAGTGTGGCTGGCATGTGTAAACCGTTGCTCTTTCCTGTTAATGATCCTGGTACTGTAACCACGGATCACATTGAGATGGATTTTTCTGATGTTTTTGGTCCTCTTACTGTGGAAGTCAATAACATTGACAACCCTTCTTTTGACTCGGTTGATGAATCGAGCGAGCTGGTTTATGATGACCCGGAAGTCATCTTTGCTCGATCACATTCTCTTGTTGGTCCTTCTAATTGTGTTAGTCAGTCACTCAAACTCAGTAAGCTTACCATACATGAGTCTGACTCTGACAATTTGTTGGAACTAGTGGAGAGTGTTACTGAAGAGGCCATTGAAGACATCAAAGAGGTTATCAATGAGGAATCTTTGAATGATGAAGACAGGAGCCTCGTGGAGATCGAAAGAGTTAGCATTGACGATTTTGAGGTTTTGAAGGTTGTGGGGCAGGGTGCATTTGCTAAAGTATATCAGGTGAGGAAAAAGGGCACTTCTGAAATATATGCTATGAAGGTTATGCGGAAGGATAAGATTATGGAGAAAAACCATGCCGAATACATGAAAGCCGAGAGGGAGATTTTGACAAAGATTGAGCACCCCTTTGTTGTGCAACTTAGATACTCTTTTCAG ACAAAATACAGATTGTATCTTGTGCTGGATTTTGTAAATGGGGGCCATCTCTTCTTTCAGCTTTATCACCAGGGTCTTTTCAG AGAGGATCTTGCACGCATATATGCCGCCGAGATTGTTTCTGCAGTTTCCCATCTCCACTCAAAAGGAATAATGCACAGGGATTTAAAACCTGAAAATATCCTTATGGATGTTGATGGCCAT GTCATGTTGACTGATTTCGGCTTAGCAAAACAATTTGAAGAAAGTACAAGATCTAATTCAATGTGTGGTACATTAGAGTACATGGCACCTGAAATTATTCTTGGCAAGGGCCATGATAAGGCTGCTGATTGGTGGAGTGTAGGTGTcttactgtttgagatgcttaCTGGGAAG CCACCCTTCTGTGGTGGGAACCGTGAGAAGATTCAGCAAAAGATAGTGAAAGATAAGATTAAGCTGCCAGGATATTTGTCAAGTGAAGCACACGCACTGTTGAAAGGG CTGCTACAGAAGGAGGCACCAAAGCGGTTGGGTTGTGGAGCTAAAGGGATTTCGGAAATTAAAGGGCACAAGTGGTTCAAACCGATCAATTGGAAGAAGTTAGATGCACGTGAGATCGAACCAAGCTTTAGGCCAGAAGTAGCTGGGAAGTACTGTGTTGCAAACTTTGAGAAGCGCTGGACTGATATGCCTGTTGTTGATTCACCAGCTGCAAGCCCAAATGGTGGAAACCCCTTCAAGGACTTCTCTTATGTCAGACCTACAGCCTCTTTTCTTCAGAATAATAGCCCTGCTTGCTAA